Proteins encoded together in one Balaenoptera musculus isolate JJ_BM4_2016_0621 chromosome 6, mBalMus1.pri.v3, whole genome shotgun sequence window:
- the PRXL2C gene encoding peroxiredoxin-like 2C isoform X2 encodes MQGAMAAPSVDPVTRQISGRAAPAPVPVPSGPESGQPLAAAVADLPVLDVSGRRVLFGALFRERRAVVVFVRHFLCYICKEYVEDLAKIPKSFLQEANVTLIVIGQSSYHHIEPFCKLTGYSHEIYVDPEREIYKRLGMKRGEEIASSGDPAQQGGTLILGPGNNIHFIHRDRNRLDHKPINSVLQLVGVQHVDFTSRPSVIHV; translated from the exons ATGCAGGGCGCGATGGCCGCCCCATCCGTGGACCCGGTCACGCGGCAGATCAGCGGCCGCGCCGCCCCAGCCCCAGTCCCAGTCCCAAGCGGCCCCGAGAGCGGGCAGCCCCTGGCCGCCGCCGTGGCCGACCTGCCGGTGCTGGACGTCTCCGGGAGGCGGGTGCTGTTCGGCGCGCTGTTCCGGGAGCGCCGGGCTGTAGTGGTCTTCGTGCGG CATTTCCTGTGTTACATCTGCAAGGAATATGTAGAAGATCTGGCCAAAATCCCCAAGAGTTTCTTACAA GAAGCAAATGTCACTCTTATAGTGATTGGACAGTCATCCTACCATCATATTGAG CCTTTCTGTAAACTGACTGGGTATTCTCATGAAATCTATGTTGATCctgagagagaaatttataaaaGATTGGGAATGAAAAGAGGTGAAGAAATTGCCTCCTCAG GAGATCCAGCTCAGCAAGGTGGAACACTCATTTTAGGTCCAG GTAACAACATCCATTTTATACACCGTGATAGGAATAGGTTGGATCACAAACCCATCAACTCTGTTTTACAGCTTGTAGGAGTTCAGCACGTGGACTTTACAAGCAGACCTTCAGTTATCCATGTGTGA
- the PRXL2C gene encoding peroxiredoxin-like 2C isoform X1 — protein MQGAMAAPSVDPVTRQISGRAAPAPVPVPSGPESGQPLAAAVADLPVLDVSGRRVLFGALFRERRAVVVFVRHFLCYICKEYVEDLAKIPKSFLQEANVTLIVIGQSSYHHIEPFCKLTGYSHEIYVDPEREIYKRLGMKRGEEIASSGQSPHIKSNILSGSIRSLWRAVTGPLFDFQGDPAQQGGTLILGPGNNIHFIHRDRNRLDHKPINSVLQLVGVQHVDFTSRPSVIHV, from the exons ATGCAGGGCGCGATGGCCGCCCCATCCGTGGACCCGGTCACGCGGCAGATCAGCGGCCGCGCCGCCCCAGCCCCAGTCCCAGTCCCAAGCGGCCCCGAGAGCGGGCAGCCCCTGGCCGCCGCCGTGGCCGACCTGCCGGTGCTGGACGTCTCCGGGAGGCGGGTGCTGTTCGGCGCGCTGTTCCGGGAGCGCCGGGCTGTAGTGGTCTTCGTGCGG CATTTCCTGTGTTACATCTGCAAGGAATATGTAGAAGATCTGGCCAAAATCCCCAAGAGTTTCTTACAA GAAGCAAATGTCACTCTTATAGTGATTGGACAGTCATCCTACCATCATATTGAG CCTTTCTGTAAACTGACTGGGTATTCTCATGAAATCTATGTTGATCctgagagagaaatttataaaaGATTGGGAATGAAAAGAGGTGAAGAAATTGCCTCCTCAG GACAGAGCCCCcatataaaatcaaatatactctCAGGAAGCATTCGGAGCCTGTGGCGGGCAGTGACTGGCCCTCTTTTTGATTTTCAAGGAGATCCAGCTCAGCAAGGTGGAACACTCATTTTAGGTCCAG GTAACAACATCCATTTTATACACCGTGATAGGAATAGGTTGGATCACAAACCCATCAACTCTGTTTTACAGCTTGTAGGAGTTCAGCACGTGGACTTTACAAGCAGACCTTCAGTTATCCATGTGTGA
- the PRXL2C gene encoding peroxiredoxin-like 2C isoform X3, whose product MQGAMAAPSVDPVTRQISGRAAPAPVPVPSGPESGQPLAAAVADLPVLDVSGRRVLFGALFRERRAVVVFVRHFLCYICKEYVEDLAKIPKSFLQEANVTLIVIGQSSYHHIEPFCKLTGYSHEIYVDPEREIYKRLGMKRGEEIASSGNNIHFIHRDRNRLDHKPINSVLQLVGVQHVDFTSRPSVIHV is encoded by the exons ATGCAGGGCGCGATGGCCGCCCCATCCGTGGACCCGGTCACGCGGCAGATCAGCGGCCGCGCCGCCCCAGCCCCAGTCCCAGTCCCAAGCGGCCCCGAGAGCGGGCAGCCCCTGGCCGCCGCCGTGGCCGACCTGCCGGTGCTGGACGTCTCCGGGAGGCGGGTGCTGTTCGGCGCGCTGTTCCGGGAGCGCCGGGCTGTAGTGGTCTTCGTGCGG CATTTCCTGTGTTACATCTGCAAGGAATATGTAGAAGATCTGGCCAAAATCCCCAAGAGTTTCTTACAA GAAGCAAATGTCACTCTTATAGTGATTGGACAGTCATCCTACCATCATATTGAG CCTTTCTGTAAACTGACTGGGTATTCTCATGAAATCTATGTTGATCctgagagagaaatttataaaaGATTGGGAATGAAAAGAGGTGAAGAAATTGCCTCCTCAG GTAACAACATCCATTTTATACACCGTGATAGGAATAGGTTGGATCACAAACCCATCAACTCTGTTTTACAGCTTGTAGGAGTTCAGCACGTGGACTTTACAAGCAGACCTTCAGTTATCCATGTGTGA